A section of the Epinephelus moara isolate mb chromosome 3, YSFRI_EMoa_1.0, whole genome shotgun sequence genome encodes:
- the LOC126388048 gene encoding odorant receptor 131-2-like encodes MLYATSSQTNITAGVQGRAILEIVLFSAPITVPCCVFLFVNGVMLFSLRSKTIFRETSRYILLFNLLVADTVQMVLGQLLYLLAACRIRLTYPVCGVLAVLAILTKEISPLTLVVMSLERYVAVCYPLRHSAIITIRNTAVAVTVVWTFSSLNILTRVLLLLDFPFEDLESLQMKDFCAEENMFVGPVSDDYSKAYTYFLFISASVAVTSSYICVMIAARSASTDKASARKARNTLLLHLVQLGLSLSSTIHNPLVTAISKITDRVIIIRIWSIFYVSLILFPRCLSALIYGIRDQAIRSILMYHLCCRLKLGPSQPRLMSHPRQH; translated from the coding sequence ATGTTGTATGCAACTTCATCTCAGACAAACATCACTGCTGGTGTGCAGGGCCGGGCAATACTGgaaattgtgttgttttctgcTCCAATTACCGTGCCatgctgtgtgtttctcttcgtTAATGGGGTCATGTTATTCAGCTTAAGAAGTAAAACAATATTTCGTGAGACCTCTCGTTACATTCTTCTGTTTAACCTCCTTGTTGCAGACACTGTACAGATGGTACTGGGTCAGTTACTGTACCTACTGGCTGCTTGTAGAATAAGACTAACATATCCTGTATGTGGTGTTCTTGCTGTGCTTGCTATTCTCACCAAGGAAATCTCCCCTCTCACACTGGTGGTGATGTCTCTGGAGAGATATGTAGCTGTGTGCTACCCACTGAGGCACTCtgccatcatcaccatcagaaacacagcagtggcTGTCACTGTGGTTTGGACCTTCAGTTCACTAAATATTCTCACTCGGGTTCTGTTACTGTTAGATTTTCCTTTTGAAGACCTGGAGAGTCTGCAGATGAAAGATTTTTGTGCcgaagaaaacatgtttgttggTCCAGTGTCTGATGATTATAGCAAAGCGTacacttattttctttttatatcaGCAAGTGTGGCAGTCACTTCTTCCTATATCTGTGTGATGATAGCAGCCAGGTCAGCCTCCACAGACAAAGCTTCAGCTCGCAAGGCCCgcaacacactgctgctgcatctgGTGCAGCTGGGCCTCAGTCTCTCTTCAACTATACACAACCCCTTGGTTACTGCCATCTCAAAAATCACTGACAGAGTAATCATTATACGTATCTGGAGtattttttatgtgtctttaatcCTTTTTCCCAGATGTCTAAGCGCTCTCATCTATGGCATCAGAGACCAGGCCATCAGATCCATCCTCATGTACCATCTATGTTGCCGACTGAAACTTGGACCATCCCAGCCAAGGCTGATGTCTCATCCTAGGCAACATTGA